The stretch of DNA TGCGGGGCGATTTCGTCGTCACATAATTGGTCATGGGACGGAGAGCGCCGTCATATCTCGATCTCCTGCAGACAGGGGAACTCGCCCGGCGTGCCGGGGAGGCATGGGAACGCCTCTCCTCCTGCACCCTCTGCCCGCGGCAGTGCCGGGTGGACCGCCTGCACGGGGAGACGGGCTTCTGCCGGAGCGGGAGCCTCCCGAAGCTTGCGAGTTTCGGCCCGCACTTCGGCGAGGAGCCCGAACTCGTGGGGAGACATGGGTCAGGGACGATCTTTTTTTCCAATTGCACGATGCGGTGTGAATTTTGCCAGAACTACGAGATCAGCCAGTGCGGCGCCGGGCGGGAGATCACCTGCGACAAACTCGCCAGGATCATGCTCGCCCTCCAGGACGACGGCTGCCACAACATCAACCTCGTCTCCCCGACCCACTTCGTCCCCCAGATCATCGCGGCGCTCCAGACCGCCGCGGGGCAGGGCCTCGCCCTCCCCCTCGTCTACAACACCGGGGGCTACGACTGCGCCTCGACCCTACGCCTCCTCGACGGCATCGTGGACATCTACATGCCGGACGCCAAGTACGGCGACGACGAGACCGCACGCAGACTCTCCCATGCCCCGCACTACACCCGGTACATGCAGGAGGCGATCCTGGAGATGCACGAGCAGGTCGGCGACCTCGTCGTTGACGAGGAGGGGATCGCCGTCCGCGGCCTGATCATCCGCCACCTCGTCCTCCCTGACGGCCTTGCCGGGAGCCGCGAGGTCTTCCGCTTCATCGCGCAGGAGGTCTCGAAAGAGAGTTACGTGAACGTCATGGCCCAGTATCGGCCGGAATGGCACGCCGCAGAGGGCGGGCGCGGCCTCCCCGAAGGCCTCGGCCGCCGCATCACCGCGTCCGAGTACGACGAAGCCCTCAGAGAAGCCGAAAAGGCCGGCCTCCACCGGGGATTCCCCCGCCCGCCGCCCACAGGTTTATGAGGTCACAGGGGAATGCAGGTGTGTTTTCATGACCGAGATCAACCTCTTTGAGACTGTCAAGGGACACATCTGCCAGTGCGCATATGACCTCAGCCTTGCCCCGGATATCGAGGCGATCCTGAAGACGCCGATGCGGGAGTTCAACTTCTCCATCCCGGTCAGGATGGACACCGGCCGGATCAGGACATTCCAGGCATTCAGGATCCAGTACAACGACGCACGCGGGCCGACAAAAGGGGGGATACGCTTCCACCCCGACGAGACGATCGACACGATCCGTGGCCTTGCGGCACTGATGGCATGGAAATGCGCCCTTTTCGGTCTCCCTCTCGGCGGCGCGAAGGGGGGGATCGTCTGCAACCCGAAGGAACTCTCGGAGGGCGAACTCGAACGGCTGAGCCGGGGGTATATCATGGGCGTCTCCCGGATCATCGGGCCGCACACCGACATCCCGGCCCCTGACGTCTACACCAGCCCAAAGGTCATGGCCTGGATGATGGACGAGTACTCGCGGATCGTGGGGAGGACGACCTTCGGGGTGATCACCGGCAAACCCCTCTCCGTCGGCGGGTCAGAGGGGCGGGAAGACGCCACGGCGCGGGGCGGGTGGTACGTCGTCGCCGAGGCGGCAGAGGACGCGGGCATCGACCTCCGCGGGGCGACCGTGGCGATCCAGGGCTTCGGGAACGTCGGCACCCATGCGGCCGTTCTCGGCCAGTACCTCGCCGGGGCGCGGGTGGTCGCGGTGAGCGACAGCAAAGGCGGTGTCCTGAACAGGAACGGCCTTGAGGTGAGGAGGCTCGAAGACCACAAGGAGAGGACAGGGAGCGTCAGTGGCTTCCCCGACGCCGAGGAGATCACCAACGAGGAACTCCTCGCCCTCGACGTGGACATCCTCATCCCCGCGGCACTGGAGAACACGATCACGGCGGAGAATGCACCGCAGATCAGGGCAAAGATCGTCGCGGAGTTTGCCAACGGCCCGGTCACCAACGACGCCGAAGCGGTTCTCACGAAGAAGGGGACCGTGATCGTCCCCGACCTCCTCTGCAACGCCGGCGGGGCCGTGGTCTCCTACTACGAAATGGTCCAGAACCTCAACATGGACCACTGGAATGCCGCAGACGTGGACCGGAGATTGAAGACAATGATGACCTCCACCTATCACGCGGTCCACGAGACCGCACAGAAGAAGAACTTCACCCTCAGGCAGGCGGCGTACACCATCGCCATCCACAATGTCGTCGAGGCGATGATCGCGAGGGGGTGGGTCTGAATGGAGGGAAAGACCATCGTCGTCCTCTGCACCGCCCCGACGAGGGACGCCGAGAGGATCGCCGACCTTATCGTCAGGAAGGGCCTTGCCGCATGCGTGAACATCATGGGGGTCGGCTCCATCTACCGCTGGGAGGGAGAGATCCAGCATGAGAGGGAAGAGTTGATGGTGATCAAGACGACAGGCGAACTTCTCGAAAGCCTGACAGAGACGATCGGGGGGGCCCACCCGTACGCCGTCCCTGAGATCATCGCCCTCCCGGTCGTCGGCGGCCATGCCGACTACCTTGCATGGGTCGGGGAGTCGGTCGGACGGAGGGAGTGACCGCACCCTGCCGCGGGCAGAGAGACTAAGTACAGGAGGCGCCGATACCCGGCCATGTGCGGACGCTTTACCATCGCCGCGCCCGAGAGGATCAGCGTGCGTTTTGACGCGGAGGGGGAGGATCTCCTCAAAAGACCGCGCTACAATGCCGCACCCGGCCAGGTCCTCCCCATCGTTGCGGGGGACGGGAAGCGGCGTATCCTCCCCGCCCGCTGGGGGTTTCCGGGCACGCCCCTGATCGTCAATGCCCGCGCCGAGGACCTCGCGGAAAGGCCGGTCTTCGCCCGCCTCCTCGACGGCGGGCGGTGCCTTGTCCCGGCCACCGGTTTCTACGAATGGGACGCCCTGAAGAGGCCCTTTTATTTCACCCTGAAAGAGGAACCCCTCTTTGCCTTCGCAGGGCTGTA from Methanofollis sp. encodes:
- a CDS encoding Glu/Leu/Phe/Val dehydrogenase; amino-acid sequence: MTEINLFETVKGHICQCAYDLSLAPDIEAILKTPMREFNFSIPVRMDTGRIRTFQAFRIQYNDARGPTKGGIRFHPDETIDTIRGLAALMAWKCALFGLPLGGAKGGIVCNPKELSEGELERLSRGYIMGVSRIIGPHTDIPAPDVYTSPKVMAWMMDEYSRIVGRTTFGVITGKPLSVGGSEGREDATARGGWYVVAEAAEDAGIDLRGATVAIQGFGNVGTHAAVLGQYLAGARVVAVSDSKGGVLNRNGLEVRRLEDHKERTGSVSGFPDAEEITNEELLALDVDILIPAALENTITAENAPQIRAKIVAEFANGPVTNDAEAVLTKKGTVIVPDLLCNAGGAVVSYYEMVQNLNMDHWNAADVDRRLKTMMTSTYHAVHETAQKKNFTLRQAAYTIAIHNVVEAMIARGWV
- the cutA gene encoding divalent-cation tolerance protein CutA gives rise to the protein MEGKTIVVLCTAPTRDAERIADLIVRKGLAACVNIMGVGSIYRWEGEIQHEREELMVIKTTGELLESLTETIGGAHPYAVPEIIALPVVGGHADYLAWVGESVGRRE
- a CDS encoding SOS response-associated peptidase, translating into MCGRFTIAAPERISVRFDAEGEDLLKRPRYNAAPGQVLPIVAGDGKRRILPARWGFPGTPLIVNARAEDLAERPVFARLLDGGRCLVPATGFYEWDALKRPFYFTLKEEPLFAFAGLYDRGSFVIVTTDANMLAAQVHSRMPAVLGQEREAAWLAGDDPAGLLVPVPAETMTSAPVGGRVNDPANDDPSLIAPLAQTQWW
- a CDS encoding radical SAM protein yields the protein MGRRAPSYLDLLQTGELARRAGEAWERLSSCTLCPRQCRVDRLHGETGFCRSGSLPKLASFGPHFGEEPELVGRHGSGTIFFSNCTMRCEFCQNYEISQCGAGREITCDKLARIMLALQDDGCHNINLVSPTHFVPQIIAALQTAAGQGLALPLVYNTGGYDCASTLRLLDGIVDIYMPDAKYGDDETARRLSHAPHYTRYMQEAILEMHEQVGDLVVDEEGIAVRGLIIRHLVLPDGLAGSREVFRFIAQEVSKESYVNVMAQYRPEWHAAEGGRGLPEGLGRRITASEYDEALREAEKAGLHRGFPRPPPTGL